One Enterococcus silesiacus genomic window carries:
- a CDS encoding polysaccharide biosynthesis protein — MAHKEMRSMMQGAAILTIASFIAKVLSAVYRVPFQNLVGDEGFYVYQQVYPIYGIAMTLALSGLPQFISKVVAEQPEISGQKKVLQQLFPFVFMIAALCWAFFFLGSHEIAFMMGDYRLASLIQVVSFTFLLVPILSFYRGNFQGHFMMIPSAVSQVVEQLVRVGVILIAAYSFSQFGWSVYQTGTVAMGGALFGGVVAAGILWYYDRKIRVGSSSYLTQWKVEKGSGKLFGRLLVEGGIVSLYSAFLIFFQLIDSFFVKNSLVAAGISDSVAKIDKGVYDRGQPLVQLGLVVALALSSSFLPALTKYFMSKEKGRFLQAAKIFLRLTTTIAAAASIGLALLLPYINFALFKDYKGNGVLGVYVCSIAFMAVIQAYQSILQSRNQFVTSMFSAGIGLLVKLFLTSSLTYVWGTLGASVSTIAGLLATLFLLIFFSKREINRFIVENHFFRKLILSLATMGIVLLCYQGVIAILLGAVEHRGQALVIAIVGVLIGGATFIYIIIKIQLFTIREWLTLPFGAKILRMKR, encoded by the coding sequence ATGGCACACAAGGAAATGCGGTCAATGATGCAAGGGGCTGCTATTTTAACTATTGCATCATTCATTGCCAAAGTGCTGAGTGCGGTTTATCGGGTGCCTTTTCAAAACTTAGTTGGTGATGAAGGGTTTTATGTGTATCAACAAGTTTATCCAATCTATGGTATTGCGATGACTTTAGCGTTGTCGGGGCTACCACAGTTTATTTCAAAAGTGGTAGCTGAACAACCAGAAATCAGTGGACAGAAAAAAGTTTTACAACAGCTCTTTCCTTTTGTCTTTATGATTGCAGCTTTGTGTTGGGCATTTTTCTTTTTAGGAAGTCATGAAATTGCCTTTATGATGGGCGATTATCGACTGGCATCGTTAATTCAAGTTGTTTCTTTTACCTTTTTATTAGTGCCTATTTTGTCTTTTTACCGTGGAAACTTTCAAGGGCATTTTATGATGATTCCAAGTGCAGTTTCCCAAGTGGTGGAACAACTTGTACGGGTGGGAGTGATCTTAATTGCAGCATATTCCTTTAGCCAATTCGGTTGGTCGGTCTATCAAACAGGGACAGTTGCGATGGGTGGTGCCTTGTTTGGGGGTGTCGTTGCTGCTGGAATTCTTTGGTATTATGATCGGAAAATCCGTGTAGGTAGCTCGTCTTATCTTACTCAGTGGAAAGTTGAAAAAGGCTCGGGAAAATTATTTGGACGCTTATTAGTAGAAGGTGGCATTGTCTCTTTATACAGCGCGTTTTTGATCTTCTTTCAATTGATCGATTCTTTTTTTGTTAAGAACTCTTTGGTTGCAGCAGGAATCAGTGATTCAGTAGCGAAAATCGATAAAGGGGTCTATGATCGTGGGCAGCCTCTCGTTCAATTAGGTTTAGTTGTTGCATTGGCATTGAGTTCAAGTTTTTTACCCGCGCTAACAAAATATTTCATGAGTAAAGAAAAAGGGCGATTCTTGCAAGCAGCTAAAATCTTTTTACGCTTGACCACAACGATTGCAGCAGCAGCTTCAATAGGTTTGGCATTATTATTACCCTATATAAACTTTGCTTTATTTAAAGATTATAAAGGCAATGGCGTTCTAGGCGTATATGTTTGTTCGATTGCATTTATGGCAGTTATCCAAGCTTATCAAAGTATCTTGCAAAGTCGGAATCAATTTGTCACATCGATGTTTTCAGCTGGCATAGGGTTATTGGTCAAGCTCTTTCTAACAAGTTCTTTGACGTATGTTTGGGGGACGCTTGGTGCGAGCGTTTCAACGATTGCTGGGCTGTTAGCTACTTTATTTTTATTGATATTTTTTTCAAAAAGAGAAATCAATCGTTTTATTGTTGAAAACCATTTCTTTAGAAAGTTAATTCTTAGTTTAGCAACGATGGGAATTGTGTTACTCTGTTATCAAGGTGTGATTGCGATTCTTTTAGGAGCTGTTGAGCATCGTGGGCAAGCATTAGTTATTGCGATAGTTGGCGTCTTGATAGGCGGTGCAACATTTATTTATATTATTA
- a CDS encoding transcription-repair coupling factor, with product MNIIERIGASELARDWQMQLTGNTRQLITGLAGSAKTLVMTSGFKQKNKKVIVAVPNLYYGNQLVEDFRNILSDEEVYLFPVDEVLSAEMAFSSPEARAERVAALNFLLTDQAGIVVVPVAGLRKYLPSKQTWEQAQLHWELGGEIELDTLAQQLVLMGYERESLVGKPGDFSIRGSIVDVYPLNSDYPVRAELFDIEIDSLRYFEADTQRSVGNIESVTLSPMTDLVFSKEDLAYGEKQLASALEKRVAIAKDATEKEFLQDYFGQLATAWSQGIPTDTAHYYTDLLYETKTTLLDYLSEDSLIFVDDYARILEAEREIIREENEWQVLKLEEMRVFPEQSFGIEFHEQVRKMTFATTFFSLFQKGMGNLRFQAVHNFQYRSMQQFFGQMPLLKTEMDRWQKQDQTVVVFVPTKERSQKVEELFRDFDISSVTASADKIIEGKIQIVEGSLQSGFELPVEKIVAITEKEIFHTTTKKRARRQTVSNAERLKSYSDLKNGDYVVHANHGIGKYIGMQTLEVDGVHQDYITILYQNDDKLFIPVTQLNLIQKFVASEAKSPKVNKLGGSEWSKTKRKVTSKIEDIADDLIQLYASRESEKGYAFPPDDAYQKEFEDAFPYSETDDQLRSTAEIKHDMEKTRPMDRLLVGDVGYGKTEVALRAAFKAINNNKQVAFLVPTTILAQQHYETMLDRFEGFPVEVGLLSRFRTKKQQSETIEKIKHGQVDIVVGTHRLLSQDVKFSDLGLLVIDEEQRFGVKHKERLKQLRAQVDVLTLTATPIPRTLHMSMLGVRDLSVIETPPENRYPIQTYVMENNPGAIREAIEREMARDGQVFYLYNRVDTIEQKVEEIQVLVPNARIAYAHGQMTEVQLENTLFDFIERQYDVLVTTTIIETGVDIPNANTLFVENADYMGLSTLYQLRGRVGRSNRVAYAYFMYEQQKILNEVSEKRLEAIKDFTELGSGFKIAMRDLSIRGAGNLLGAQQHGFIDSVGFDMYSQMLSEAVARKQGKNIQDQKTSVEIDLGIDAYLPTSYISDERQKIEIYKRIRQLENMDMYDELEADLLDRFGEYPDEVAHLLTTGQIKMDGDRALIETIRKRQQEITFTLSKIGTKTYNVEQIFEALSQTQLKADLAVDNEKMSVRLKVPKDMKEAIWLQEVALFTTALRQEKYKTIAVEEE from the coding sequence TTGAATATCATTGAACGGATTGGCGCAAGTGAACTAGCCCGAGATTGGCAAATGCAGTTAACAGGAAATACCCGCCAATTGATTACCGGTTTAGCTGGCTCTGCCAAAACATTGGTCATGACCAGTGGGTTTAAACAAAAAAATAAAAAAGTTATTGTAGCTGTTCCTAATCTTTATTATGGCAATCAGCTCGTTGAAGACTTTCGTAATATTTTGTCGGACGAAGAAGTGTATCTATTCCCTGTGGACGAAGTTTTATCAGCTGAAATGGCCTTTTCTTCGCCGGAAGCAAGAGCAGAAAGAGTAGCAGCGCTTAACTTTCTTTTAACAGATCAAGCAGGAATCGTCGTGGTTCCGGTAGCTGGTTTAAGGAAGTATCTACCGAGCAAACAAACGTGGGAACAAGCCCAGCTGCATTGGGAACTTGGCGGAGAAATCGAGCTAGATACTTTAGCCCAACAGTTAGTTTTAATGGGGTATGAACGCGAGTCCTTAGTTGGCAAGCCAGGTGATTTCAGCATTCGAGGAAGTATTGTTGATGTCTATCCGCTGAACTCTGATTATCCAGTTCGAGCAGAATTGTTCGATATTGAGATCGATTCTTTGCGTTATTTTGAAGCAGATACGCAGCGATCAGTCGGCAACATTGAGTCTGTGACGCTGTCTCCAATGACCGACCTAGTTTTCTCAAAGGAAGATTTAGCGTATGGCGAAAAACAATTAGCTAGCGCATTAGAAAAAAGAGTAGCAATCGCCAAAGATGCGACTGAAAAGGAATTTCTTCAAGATTATTTTGGCCAGCTAGCAACGGCATGGAGTCAAGGGATTCCCACTGACACAGCCCATTATTACACCGACTTATTATATGAAACAAAAACGACATTGCTTGATTATCTATCAGAAGATAGTTTGATATTTGTTGATGATTATGCCCGTATTTTAGAAGCAGAACGTGAAATTATACGTGAGGAAAATGAGTGGCAAGTTCTTAAATTAGAAGAAATGCGGGTTTTCCCTGAACAGTCATTCGGGATAGAATTTCATGAACAAGTAAGAAAAATGACGTTTGCAACGACTTTCTTTTCGCTATTCCAAAAAGGTATGGGCAATCTGCGTTTCCAAGCAGTCCATAATTTTCAATATCGCTCGATGCAGCAGTTCTTTGGGCAAATGCCGCTATTAAAAACCGAAATGGATCGTTGGCAAAAACAAGATCAGACGGTTGTGGTGTTTGTACCAACCAAAGAACGCAGTCAAAAAGTCGAAGAACTATTTCGTGATTTTGATATTTCAAGTGTGACAGCTTCAGCTGATAAGATAATAGAAGGAAAAATTCAAATCGTTGAAGGTTCATTGCAATCTGGTTTTGAATTACCTGTAGAAAAAATTGTAGCCATCACGGAAAAAGAAATTTTCCATACAACAACGAAAAAAAGAGCACGACGTCAAACTGTTTCAAATGCAGAACGCTTAAAAAGCTATAGTGATCTAAAAAATGGCGATTACGTTGTTCATGCAAATCACGGGATCGGTAAATATATTGGGATGCAGACCTTAGAAGTCGATGGTGTTCACCAAGATTACATCACGATTTTATATCAAAATGACGATAAGCTGTTCATTCCAGTTACGCAACTGAACCTGATTCAGAAATTCGTAGCATCAGAAGCCAAATCGCCGAAAGTCAATAAATTAGGCGGCAGTGAATGGAGCAAAACAAAGCGTAAGGTTACATCTAAAATCGAAGATATCGCAGACGACTTGATTCAGCTCTATGCATCAAGAGAATCGGAAAAAGGCTATGCTTTTCCACCAGATGACGCTTATCAGAAGGAATTTGAAGACGCATTTCCATACAGTGAAACAGATGATCAACTGCGCAGTACCGCTGAAATCAAACATGATATGGAAAAAACACGTCCAATGGATCGCCTATTGGTTGGTGATGTGGGCTACGGTAAGACAGAAGTTGCCTTACGAGCAGCATTTAAGGCAATCAATAACAATAAACAAGTCGCTTTTTTAGTTCCCACCACGATTTTAGCTCAGCAACATTACGAAACCATGCTGGACCGTTTTGAAGGATTTCCAGTTGAAGTAGGCTTGTTAAGTCGCTTTAGAACGAAAAAACAACAAAGTGAAACCATTGAAAAAATCAAACACGGCCAAGTGGATATCGTTGTAGGAACCCATCGTTTACTTTCTCAAGACGTGAAATTTAGTGATTTAGGTTTGCTGGTGATTGATGAAGAACAGCGCTTTGGTGTAAAACATAAAGAGCGTTTAAAACAATTGCGAGCACAAGTCGATGTTTTGACGTTGACTGCCACACCGATTCCAAGAACATTGCACATGTCGATGCTTGGGGTACGTGACCTTTCAGTGATTGAAACACCACCGGAAAATCGTTATCCAATCCAAACCTACGTCATGGAAAATAACCCAGGCGCAATCAGAGAAGCAATCGAAAGAGAAATGGCACGAGATGGACAGGTTTTTTATTTGTATAATCGCGTGGATACGATCGAGCAAAAGGTTGAAGAGATTCAAGTGTTGGTGCCAAATGCTAGAATAGCTTATGCTCACGGGCAAATGACAGAAGTTCAACTGGAAAATACGTTATTTGATTTTATTGAAAGACAATATGATGTATTAGTGACAACGACAATCATTGAAACCGGTGTTGATATTCCGAATGCCAATACATTATTTGTAGAAAATGCTGATTATATGGGCTTATCTACTTTGTATCAACTACGAGGCAGAGTTGGCCGAAGCAATCGTGTCGCCTATGCTTATTTTATGTATGAACAACAAAAGATTTTAAATGAAGTTAGCGAAAAACGTTTAGAAGCAATTAAGGACTTCACTGAATTAGGTTCTGGGTTTAAAATTGCGATGCGGGATCTATCGATTCGCGGAGCAGGTAATTTGTTAGGTGCGCAACAGCATGGTTTTATCGACTCTGTCGGTTTTGATATGTACTCACAAATGCTTTCAGAAGCCGTTGCCCGTAAACAAGGGAAAAATATCCAAGATCAAAAAACATCTGTTGAGATCGATTTGGGTATTGATGCATATTTACCAACCAGTTATATTTCAGATGAGCGTCAAAAAATTGAAATCTACAAACGAATTCGTCAGTTGGAAAATATGGATATGTATGATGAGCTTGAAGCGGATCTGCTTGATCGTTTTGGTGAATACCCGGATGAAGTGGCACATTTATTGACGACCGGTCAAATTAAAATGGACGGGGATCGTGCTCTGATTGAAACGATTCGTAAGAGACAGCAGGAAATTACCTTTACTTTAAGTAAAATTGGGACAAAAACATATAATGTAGAACAAATATTTGAAGCACTATCTCAGACTCAGTTAAAAGCGGATCTTGCTGTAGACAATGAAAAAATGTCAGTGCGTTTGAAAGTTCCTAAAGATATGAAAGAAGCTATTTGGCTTCAGGAAGTAGCGTTATTTACGACAGCGTTAAGACAGGAAAAGTATAAGACGATTGCTGTTGAGGAAGAATAA